The Mangifera indica cultivar Alphonso chromosome 12, CATAS_Mindica_2.1, whole genome shotgun sequence DNA window TCAAGAATCCTGCTACAACCTATTCATTCCATTTCTCTGTAGCCTGCCCACAACCTCATTTCCAACAACAACATGCCAAACTTCCTAAACTTTTTCTCCAAGCTTGCCTTTCACATAACTTGCAATATGTTGGATAACTTGCATATGATTTTTGGTCCTTTGATTTTGTATAGATGGTATTCATGGATAGGCCACTCACTTGATTTACAAACTTGTTTTAGCTTGTTTGCTTGTCCTCCTCTAGAATTCTATCATTGTAGGAATCGTGATAAACCTTCAAGAAGAGTTGCTTCTTTTGCTTTGCTTGATGGTGTTGGCCTGCTTCCTTGGGTTGTTTATTGTCTTTTCCCTTGAGTGAGACAAGTTTAGGTTgttcttttaccttttttagtaagtttgttttttgttaaaatattattttatgtaacaGAAGAAAAAGGGTTTCATTCGGTAGAACTTATCCAAATATTTGCTTATTATAGTGGAACTTAAGATAATATAGTGGTAATtaccaacaaataaaaaaaattgaaagttatCAAATTGCAACTGTTCATGCaagaattaccaaaaaaaaaaaaaaacacttcgGACAAACTCAAAAAAAGCTTTTGataaaaactaacaaacaataaaataacttaCTTGAAATTCTATAATtgcttttaaaatataatcaaacaaatttaaaatatatatatgttttatatattgatggatataattcaatttaaaatatttttgttagagtgtcatttgggaaattaaataaagacAAACCATTAAGCATCTATACCTATGAGCAAATAAGATACTCTTTATGATTTTCCCTTTAAtgttaaaaaccaaaacaaaagtcACTCAAACTCAAAATACAGTCATGCAAACGGAGTACTGTTCACGCAAGTTACTGTTTGCACAAACAGCATTTTGCATGAACAGTACCTTACTTTTACAATCACTGTTCACCatactatttataaaaaacaatattctgtgaacagtaatttgtaTGAACAGTACATACGTTTGTATGTATTTTTGTGTATTTTCATGCAATTCTATCTCGACAACTTTTTCGggtaaaatttgatcaaatcacaagtataatataataaaatataccaaataaattgtcataatatgattttcaatattttgcaactaaaatatgagtttgttGAGACAAAAAAGGGTAAAAGAGAAAGTAACTATAGTGAAAATGGTATTATTgacacaaagtttgaaaagtaaaatttaacttttttacacaaaaaatataagtgagatattttttttggtctattttatttaatttctagtGCCATTTgctttaaagtgttttttttttaactaatagaTAGGCTGGCCAGCTATGaaaatcctttaaaattttttcgaGGGCTTGGATTCTTAGAATTATAAATGGCCTAAATATGTAGCAGACCAGGTTGGGTGGGATCTAAATTCTACTACAATAACGGACCTTCAAATTGGGCTGGTTGGTTTATGGGATGTATAAGACCACGGTCCGGTCCAATATATATAGGTGGGGTCaactcattaatttttaatattataattattaatttttttaatattatgttaacAGTATTAGGCTGGGTCAATCCATGGGTTTTATGTCCAGACTTGTGATCCGGTTCGATCCACGGGCCTGTTACAGTATCAAATAAAGCCATTTTCTCAGGTTTTGGGTTGGGCCATGGGCTGACCCGACCCAACTGACTCCTCTGCTTACAACTAAGGTTTGCAACTCGATAAAGCaaactaaacaaacaaaattttctccTTTGGGATCCAAACCATGCAACATTCTTTCTTATTCAtgctttcctttcctttcctttgctttgccaAAAGACAACAAAcaaccaaaatattataatcatcACAACTTGAAAAACACTTCCATacaaagaaatagaaaagaatCACTTCCTGTTGCCCTTAAAGCTATCCTTTTCTCCCTCTTTCTGCCTGTCTTCATACAAaaactttcttttatataaacacCTCTCAGGTCTCCTTCTTCAATGCACAATCGCACCAACCAAAAGTACAAAAAACCCCAATATTATCATCAATGTCTTTAGCTCATCGACCTCGTGTTATTGTTAATGGCGTCCAAAGAATGAGAACCTTCCATTACTTCAGGTGCCAAAACTGCCGACGAACCATTCGTTTCTCCTCAAATACAAACCCCTTTGAACTCTTTTGTCCCCATTGCTCTCATGAACTTCTCCATGAACTCGACCTTTCCCGGCCACGCCTCTTCTCTCCCATTTTCCCCGGCCATGTTGCGCCCTCACCCTCGTCGCGCTTACTAGACTCTTTGGCTCTCACCCTCGACCCAACAACACAACATCAACGAAACCCAAACATCCAAAGAAGAAGCACTCGATGGGTACTCGAATTCGATCATTCAAACAACCGCAACAACGAACGCGACGTCCAGTCGTGGATATCTCTCCATTTTGATGACCCAAGTCGCCCGCCAAGATCTGTCACAATGCCAGAACTTGAAATTGAGCCTccagttaataataataatgataacattaattatgCCGACGTAGAGATGGACTCAATGCAAAACATCATTGAGGAAATGACTCAAAACGATCGACCTGGACATCCTCCGGCAGTGACTGCAGTAATCGACGCATTACCGAGAGTGAGAATCTCGGAGGATGATTTGATGCAAATGTGTCCAGTTTGCAAAGAAGAATTCGAAGTTGAAGGCGAAGCGAGACTGCTGCCATGCcaacatttatatcattctGAATGCATAATCCCGTGGCTGAGGCTTCACAATACGTGTCCTGTGTGTCGCCAGGAGGTGAGAGATGGCAATGAAAATGATGATCAgaatgataatgaaaatgagagaaatgaCAATAGGTACAATTTTGAAGAAGAGCTAGCGAATAATATAGATTGGCTATGGAGTCAGGTGATCTGTTTAAGACCAGTGCGTGCGTTATCAGAATGGAGTCAAAGGTTCTTCGATTTTATAGACAGCCGAGCGACAGCGGCTCGTGGAGGTCAGATCTTATTCTCTCtaaatttcatcttattttaaGAATTTCAATGGATTCATTGATGATTAAATTAGGTCATTATATATCTCTTCTTGGCAGTAGATACTTAAAAGTCAAAAGAAATATTCATGCGAAGAGCCACACGAAAGTTGAATGAACAATAATCagaatttttaactattcttaatattaattttgtgaGGTGTTTTTGATTCAAAGATTTgtcaaatttgtaaaattattaaatcaaaattcactatttattaaaaatttaatcaattaaattataatttttggaaTAAAGCAGGTGGCTCATGGTGGCGCTGGTGGCTGATTATGTAGATTTATTCAATCTCAATGGtcaaaatttgatatatgtatgattatgtacataaataaaactttttaatttaatcagAATTTATGGCATTCAAATactaacataaaaaatcaacttaattttgttttatttttactataatttaaGGACTAAAATGAAGGAGGTGTAAACAAAATTGACCAACTCTTCAAAGTTATACGGATAAGATTAAATCAAGAGCTATATGAATGTGGCCAACTCTTCAAGAGTTTTACGCATAAGACCAACACTAGGTGTTATACGAATATGACTAACAAAATTGCACTTGGATGAAAACAatccatatataaaaaattcctaaatttttttttcttttttttttttttataattgagcACACGCATGGTAAACCCACATAATGAGAGAAAATTGCACATATGGAATTCCAGCCAGATTTAGGAAAATTTCAGTCTTTTTTTCTCAATCAAAATGGGgagaaaaaaaaggttattatatcaatttttattatcatgttaCATTGCTTGTAATGTTAAGATTTGGTCATTTTGCATAGATTTCATAGGTttcaaataatagtttttttgaTTAAGTTTTTGTGTGAAATAGCTTGAATTGTTTgcaattttgatgaaatttgtcCATGGTCTTTTGTTATAACAGGCTTAGAATCAATTATCGGtaaaattggatttgaaaatGAGAGATTTTGAGTCATTTCATCACCATAGGTAATTTACAATTAACATGTCGCCCATCAAAGGTCGATTTCGATCGAACCAAGTCTGAACATAAGTTGGCCTGAGTTTAGCTCTAAAGGTTTTAGAGGTGGCTCAAGTTCGATTCGAGTTCTTCGAGCCAATTTAAGAgaaaattcaagtttagttcggaaagaaaatttgaggttcataactcgattcgaatttgTGACTCAAATTTAAGTCTAGAATTCGTGACTAAATTTTCATAATGTTAACCTTAAAAtctacaaaaaagaaaatggaatcatatataaataaacataaaacagGGTTTTAATTCTTAGATTTTGGATAAAGAATAGAGAATGCCTAACAACCCACCATCATCTTTATCATGTAATCAAACATCCCGCTAGTCAAAAGGGTCCACCAAACTTATAAAGTAGtcaaacaaacacaaacatGAAATTCTAGCAAATTAATTAACGAAGAAAAACATTTGAGTTTCAGTTATGATTCTTATcaataaagatgaaaacttgaaaatatacACCAACCGACAACAACAAGATAGAGATTTGTAATTGAAATCAGGACTAGTTGAGAAAAACTTTCTCCGATTGTAACAATCGTTGATCTGAAAAGATAATGAGAAGAACGTTCTAAAAGAGAGAGATCAAGATGGATTTATGTTTGTTTACTTGTTTTCAGTCTCAAAAAGGtgatttttaaagaaaagaaaagaaacagatGTAAAGGAATGGCAATGGATACTGGAGACAACAGAGATGAAAGTAAGAGATGGTGTGAGTTGCATGTAAAAAGGTGAATGTTAGAGAGAGATAATGTTGATAAGAAAGCAAAGTCAAAAGTAAGTCTATATAGTTAGTCAAACTTAAAACCCAACATAGTTCTATTTCACTCAAGCCAACTCGAGCTAAGCCATTTCTCAACTCGAACCGAGCTGAGTTAATGATTGGCTCACGAGCCATTTCAAACCAAACCTTATCTAATTCGTATCAACTCATTTTTCAGTGGAGCCATATATCATGGCTCAGGTTCAATCtgaattcataaaaacaaattcaGATCAAGTTAAACCAAGTTAAGGCAGCTTTTGAGATTAAGCCGACTCGGCTCAAATCTAGGCCTACCACCCATGCATTGTGAAATCAAATAAAGGTGAGGGTTATTTGATATTTGCCAAGATATGCAATCAATATGGTAGGTGTTTTTGGACCTTTTTCCAACTATGTAGGGGTTGTTTGATGTCTGACTAATGTGTGATATGCAAAGTGGAGGTTTTTGGTTATATTCCAATATACaatgctttttattttcatcatataGGTCATGTGTGGTGGggatttttttgatattttctaatatGTGTTTTATTTAGTATATATGACTCgcaaaatagatttttttatatttaccaATTCAAGGGGGttactattatttttcattttgggggataaatgatatttttcattttagggtattttaaagtgtatttttaaatttttttgtaatctattttttttgtaataaagtataaaatgttcatatattatgaaaattaacttttttttcttttatagatATTGTTTGTAGGTGTAAGAGAACATGAATCAACTATTGGACATGATAGATTTCGAACATAGTGCCACTTTAAGGTGCAAGTCACAATATGGGGCCATCGAGACACAATGGTAAAGGTTCATGCGATGCTATCAAAGGAGCcaaaaaacttttcaaaactacaTGTTTTGGAAAGTTTCTTGATTTGGAGGAGTCTAGATTAACGAAGTATTAGCACACTGTTTTATTGAGAGCACTAGTTAGGGTTTTGGTTTCGATTGAATAGGGTTAACATTTGGTTCATCCTTCTCAAGTTTTCCCTTGATATCATTTTGCAATTTAGTCATTGCATTGAGTTGTAACATtgtcttttttgtctttattggACAAAGGATTCAAGACATTTATTTTGAGGGTGAGACTTCAGTTAGTTATGGTGATGTGATAATTGTTTATGAGATGAGGACATAGAGGTAGCAAGGGGGGGAGGAAGACAACAACATTGTCAAAAAGGCGTTATTATATTGTATACATGTTGAATTGTTTGAGGTGGATTATTGAAAAGTGATCCATAAGGATGTATATACTCACATGTGTGTGCCAGGgataattttgttctttttcattgattttttgttattattaatattagattagttaaaaatgattaaatgtttcaatttaaaatttaagctAGCGAACAGTCATGCAAGAAGGGTACACAACCGTTTATGTCATGTCATGTGGATAAAATGGATAATGTACCacgtataattatttaaaaataatgaatgacCATTCCAATggtaatcaaattttaaaatctataaaaGGCATGTATCTACACAACTCCAAGCATTTTCACCCACGATTCTCACTTTACATTAACTAATCTTAATTTCAATAGAagactaattttttataagtaaaacaataaattttagcATCAAACTCTTCAAACAGAATTTAAGTAATGTAAGGTTTTGTGGCCTTTGGGTAGCAAAattgccaatttttttttttttaaatagacaaTCAGTATAACAAAACCCCACTCAAATCTTCCTCGTAAGGTATCAAATACACAACATGAATAAACACATATAAGACATTATAGAGATTATACCAACATTGGTGGCTCATCCATATTTCATAGTCATTAGAAAACATTGAAGTCACGTTCAGACCAAGTATGGGTCTGCACTCTAGTATCTATACAAAGCACGAACAAAACagaaactaaaatatataatgctCAAAGGTCTGCTATGAAATGATGCATAAGGAAAGTGTTTAAGTGTATGGGCATGACactatttatatgaattatgaaaTTACAAAAGTGAAAAATCGTGCCTATATATAAAATCACCATGGATGGCTATACATAATAGATATACGAGTGAACATGCTCAAATCCTTATCATGTATAAGTTGTGATTCATCTGGATACTTGGGCATGGATaaagataacatattatctttATTTGCCTACCATGTACACCCATACAAAGACCTTTTACTCATCTAggtgataaaaataatatcttttggTTTCCTTAGGACCCTACAAAGAAGCATCTATCT harbors:
- the LOC123193714 gene encoding E3 ubiquitin-protein ligase RING1-like, with protein sequence MSLAHRPRVIVNGVQRMRTFHYFRCQNCRRTIRFSSNTNPFELFCPHCSHELLHELDLSRPRLFSPIFPGHVAPSPSSRLLDSLALTLDPTTQHQRNPNIQRRSTRWVLEFDHSNNRNNERDVQSWISLHFDDPSRPPRSVTMPELEIEPPVNNNNDNINYADVEMDSMQNIIEEMTQNDRPGHPPAVTAVIDALPRVRISEDDLMQMCPVCKEEFEVEGEARLLPCQHLYHSECIIPWLRLHNTCPVCRQEVRDGNENDDQNDNENERNDNRYNFEEELANNIDWLWSQVICLRPVRALSEWSQRFFDFIDSRATAARGGQILFSLNFILF